The Gimesia sp. region CTTGGAGTATGCTTGCTCGATATTCAGATCTCTTTGCTGCCGCATCACCTCTGTGTGGAGGAGGGGATCCGAAGTCCGTCGAAAAGTTTGCTCACATTCCATTGTGGGTTGTCCATGGAGACGCTGATCAGGTTATTCCCGTGACTGAGTCTAGAAAAATGGTAGAGGCTCTGAGAATGAATGGTGGAAGACCTGAGTATCAGGAACTACACAACGTGAAGCATGATTGTTGGTCAATCACGTATAATCAGACAGATAAAATGCTGGAATGGCTATTTAAGCAAAAAAACGAATTGAGAAAAGGTATCTTCGAAAAGAAGATTTCTAATCTAGAATTGCTGGCTTATGCAGATTACAGATGCATAACGAGCGTTTTTTATCAGATCCCTTATTTGTTAAAAAGATTCTTGTATGCTGTGCAGTTTCCTTGTGAAATTAGAATAAATGCCTGTTAACGTAATTGATTTTTTAGCTTGTTACTAATCTTCTATACGAAGCGTAAATATTAAATGGCGACTGAATGGTTCTACAAACAGTCTGATGAAGAATTGGGGCCCTACCTCTTCCGTGAGATGGTTCAGATGGTTCGTGAGGAGCATCTGCTGCCTGAGACAATGGTACGTCCCAGCTATATGGATGAATGGCAGCGTGCTGATTCTGTCGTCGGCCTGTTTTATATGTCGCGTAAAGATCCGGTAACGCTGCCAACCATTCCGTCTGTAAAAGAAGATGATAATGCAGAATATGCTGACGCAGATGATTTGGATTCGTTTCTAGCAGAACCTGAAGCGCCTGACCAGAATGACTCTGCTGTTCCGGAACAGGAGTTCGAACGTCCGGGCTGGCTGAGACGTCTGCTAGCATTGAGAAGCAGTAAGATTCCTCCGATTCTCCTCGATTCCCGGCGCGAAATTAATGTCAGTCACTATCCACCTGCGAGTAGTAAAACAGAGGCCTTCACCGACCTTGATTTGCCGGTGGATGTCGTCAATGACTCAGAGGATGTAGATGAAGCCGTTGATACTGGCGCTTTCTCTGAAGAGACCTGGTCAACAACGGTCAACGCAGCTGTCGAACGCATCGATGCACGTGCTCCCAAACAAGAACAGGCTCATCCTTCCCGCCAGTTACTTCCCGCGATCTGCTTCTCCTTTATAGAGCATCCCGCATTTCGAACTATTTTGATTGTCTGCGCCATCATCCTCTGCGGAAGTCTAGGAATCTATGGATTTGTGGACTGGATGGGGCAAGGACAACTATATTTTCCGCTCGTCGGGTCGACATCACCAGTTTTGTTTCTCGTTTATGCGGGTTGTTCATTTCTGGTGGTTCTCGTATTAGTTCCTATAATCGCCTACTTTACAGCGCCTTACTTGCGGCTCGGATACAGGCTGGGAGCGGCGTTGGTTACAGCGAATGTTACAGTGCTGTTTTTATCGAATTGGTCAGCGAAACAAAATATGATTTTCCCTTCACGCGAACCTGTTGAAGCAAAGCTGATCTTTCCGATCCTCGGTGAATGTTCCCGATTTACTTACTGGATGTGCTTTGTTGATTCTGTAATCTTTGTCGCCATTCTGACCTACATTGCCGCCTGGTGGCTGGAGGTACAAGCTGATGAGATATAAATTTCGATATACTGGGCAACGGAAAGCAGAA contains the following coding sequences:
- a CDS encoding DUF4339 domain-containing protein; the encoded protein is MATEWFYKQSDEELGPYLFREMVQMVREEHLLPETMVRPSYMDEWQRADSVVGLFYMSRKDPVTLPTIPSVKEDDNAEYADADDLDSFLAEPEAPDQNDSAVPEQEFERPGWLRRLLALRSSKIPPILLDSRREINVSHYPPASSKTEAFTDLDLPVDVVNDSEDVDEAVDTGAFSEETWSTTVNAAVERIDARAPKQEQAHPSRQLLPAICFSFIEHPAFRTILIVCAIILCGSLGIYGFVDWMGQGQLYFPLVGSTSPVLFLVYAGCSFLVVLVLVPIIAYFTAPYLRLGYRLGAALVTANVTVLFLSNWSAKQNMIFPSREPVEAKLIFPILGECSRFTYWMCFVDSVIFVAILTYIAAWWLEVQADEI